The following are encoded in a window of Sinorhizobium sojae CCBAU 05684 genomic DNA:
- a CDS encoding DUF3419 family protein, producing the protein MTDLAPDAGFGRKNTKLKSALLQHKALSLAGLSERLFGLLFSGLVYPQIWEDPIVDMEAMQIRPGHRIVTIGSGGCNMLTYLSAGPARIDVVDLNRHHIALNRLKLAAFRHLPSHKDVLRFLASTGLRTNSDAFDLFIAPKLDAASRAYWTSRDISGRRRIGVFGRNIYRTGLLGRFISVSHLLARLHGINPADFIQARSMREQRQFFDDKLAPLFERPVIRWITSRKSSLFGLGIPPQQFDELASLSGERSLAAVLRHRLEKLTCHFPLRENYFAWQAFARRYPLPHEGDLPPYLQASNYETIRNHAHRVAVHHESFTELLARKPASSVDRYVLLDAQDWMSDRQLNDLWSEITRTADAGAVVIFRTAAEASILPGRLSAALLDQWDYDAEASLRLGAQDRSAIYGGFHIYRKKA; encoded by the coding sequence ATGACGGATCTCGCACCCGATGCCGGCTTCGGCAGAAAGAACACGAAGCTGAAAAGCGCGCTCCTCCAGCATAAGGCTCTCTCCTTGGCAGGCCTTTCCGAGCGACTGTTCGGCCTGCTCTTCTCCGGCCTCGTCTATCCCCAGATCTGGGAGGATCCGATCGTCGACATGGAGGCGATGCAGATCCGACCCGGACACCGGATCGTGACGATCGGCTCCGGCGGCTGCAACATGCTGACCTATCTTTCCGCCGGCCCGGCCCGCATCGACGTGGTCGACCTCAATCGCCATCACATCGCGCTCAACCGGCTGAAGCTCGCGGCCTTCCGCCACCTGCCGAGCCACAAGGATGTGCTGCGGTTCCTCGCCTCCACAGGCCTGCGCACGAACAGCGACGCATTCGACCTCTTCATCGCGCCGAAGCTCGACGCCGCCAGCCGCGCCTACTGGACCAGCCGTGACATCTCCGGCCGCCGCCGTATCGGCGTTTTCGGCCGCAACATCTACCGCACCGGCCTGCTCGGCCGCTTCATCTCCGTGAGCCACCTGCTCGCGCGGCTGCACGGCATCAATCCGGCGGACTTCATCCAGGCGCGCTCGATGCGCGAACAGCGGCAGTTCTTCGACGACAAGCTCGCGCCGCTCTTCGAGCGCCCGGTCATCCGCTGGATAACCAGCCGCAAGAGCTCACTCTTCGGGCTCGGCATCCCGCCGCAGCAGTTCGACGAGCTCGCAAGCCTCAGCGGCGAGAGGTCGCTCGCAGCCGTACTCCGGCACCGCCTCGAAAAGCTGACCTGCCATTTTCCGCTCCGCGAAAACTACTTTGCCTGGCAGGCCTTCGCGCGGCGTTATCCGCTGCCGCACGAGGGCGATCTGCCGCCTTATCTGCAGGCCTCGAATTACGAAACGATCCGCAACCACGCGCATCGCGTCGCCGTCCACCACGAAAGCTTCACCGAGCTGCTCGCCCGCAAGCCCGCCTCCTCGGTCGACCGCTACGTGCTGCTGGACGCCCAGGACTGGATGAGCGACCGGCAATTGAACGACCTCTGGAGCGAGATCACCCGCACGGCCGATGCCGGCGCGGTGGTGATCTTCCGCACGGCGGCGGAAGCCAGCATCCTGCCGGGCCGGCTCTCGGCCGCGCTGCTCGACCAGTGGGACTACGATGCGGAAGCCTCCCTGCGGCTCGGTGCGCAGGACCGCTCGGCCATCTATGGCGGGTTCCATATCTACCGCAAGAAAGCATGA
- a CDS encoding class I SAM-dependent methyltransferase — protein MSGVQQAANSHARLMDRMYRYQRYIYDFTRKYYLFGRDTLIRDLQAPPGASVLEVGCGTGRNLAVIADLYPEARLFGLDISAEMLATARTKLKRHGRPDTVLRVADATNFSPASFGEKGFDRIVISYALSMIPAWEKALGAAIDALNPGGSLHIADFGQQEGWPGGFRRLLQAWLRRFHVSPRETLFDVTREEADGRGATLELKSIGRGYAWLAVYRRPAAE, from the coding sequence ATGAGCGGCGTGCAGCAAGCAGCAAACAGCCATGCGCGGCTCATGGACCGAATGTACCGCTACCAGCGGTACATCTACGATTTCACCCGCAAATACTATCTCTTCGGGCGCGACACGCTGATCCGTGACCTTCAGGCTCCACCCGGCGCCTCCGTGCTGGAGGTCGGCTGCGGCACCGGCCGAAACCTTGCCGTGATCGCAGATCTCTATCCGGAGGCACGTCTCTTCGGGCTCGACATCTCCGCCGAGATGCTGGCGACCGCCAGGACAAAGCTCAAGCGGCACGGCCGTCCGGATACGGTGCTGCGCGTCGCCGACGCCACGAATTTCAGCCCAGCCTCCTTCGGCGAGAAGGGCTTCGATCGGATCGTCATCTCCTATGCGCTGTCGATGATCCCCGCATGGGAAAAGGCGCTCGGGGCGGCGATCGACGCCCTCAACCCGGGCGGCTCCCTGCACATTGCCGATTTCGGCCAGCAGGAAGGCTGGCCGGGCGGCTTCCGCCGCCTGTTGCAGGCATGGCTGAGGCGCTTCCACGTGTCACCGCGCGAAACACTCTTCGACGTCACCCGCGAGGAGGCAGACGGTCGCGGGGCAACGCTCGAGCTCAAATCGATCGGCAGAGGTTATGCCTGGCTCGCCGTCTACCGCCGCCCCGCCGCAGAATGA
- a CDS encoding N-acetylmuramoyl-L-alanine amidase: MTSTSCDFAGARFVPSPNHGERAGGRGPDMILLHYTGMETAASALDWLCREESQVSCHYFVHEDGRVDQLVSEGRRAWHAGKSLWKGESDVNSRSIGIEIANPGHPGGLPDFPQAQVSAVIHLCRDCGARWRIAPERVLAHSDVAPIRKVDPGEKFPWNELFRQGVGHWVEPAPVGGGRFFQRGDRGQPVEALQSMLSLYGYGIEVTGNFCEQTEGVVAAFQRHFRQSRVDGIADISTIDTLHRLLAALPKFSA, from the coding sequence ATGACATCGACGAGCTGCGATTTCGCCGGAGCCCGTTTCGTGCCGTCACCCAACCATGGGGAGCGCGCGGGCGGGCGCGGGCCGGATATGATCCTCCTCCATTACACCGGCATGGAGACGGCGGCTTCGGCGCTCGACTGGCTCTGTCGCGAGGAAAGCCAGGTCTCCTGTCATTATTTCGTGCATGAGGACGGTCGCGTCGACCAGCTCGTGTCGGAGGGTCGCCGTGCCTGGCATGCGGGCAAGAGCTTGTGGAAGGGCGAGTCCGACGTCAATTCCCGTTCGATCGGTATCGAGATCGCGAATCCCGGCCATCCCGGCGGGCTGCCGGATTTCCCGCAAGCGCAGGTCTCAGCGGTCATCCATTTGTGTCGAGATTGTGGCGCACGCTGGCGAATCGCCCCCGAAAGGGTGCTTGCCCATAGCGATGTGGCGCCGATTCGCAAGGTCGATCCGGGAGAAAAATTCCCCTGGAATGAGCTCTTTCGACAGGGGGTCGGTCACTGGGTCGAACCGGCACCGGTCGGCGGCGGGCGCTTCTTCCAGCGCGGCGATCGCGGACAGCCGGTGGAGGCACTGCAATCGATGCTCTCGCTTTACGGCTATGGCATTGAAGTCACGGGCAATTTCTGCGAGCAGACCGAAGGCGTCGTGGCCGCTTTTCAACGGCATTTCCGGCAATCGCGGGTGGACGGGATCGCAGACATCTCCACCATAGATACGCTACACCGCCTGCTGGCCGCACTGCCGAAATTCAGCGCATAG
- a CDS encoding J domain-containing protein: MTVWDSLLKIVATTGNALAGVVEAVRTLFEGDPETRRRVAFSVAMIALSAKMAKADGIVSEAEVAAFRDIFKFPADQAKNVARLYNLARQDVAGFEAYAEKMASLCASCERNCPILEDIVDGLFHIAKSDGVVHEKELAFLLRVAEIFRMDEARFQRMMARHVHADGRDPYQVLGVSPKDDFTEIRKRYRVLVSENHPDMLVARGVPEEFHAIANDRMAALNAAYEAIERERRAA; encoded by the coding sequence ATGACAGTTTGGGATAGCCTCCTCAAGATCGTCGCGACCACCGGCAATGCGCTTGCGGGCGTTGTCGAGGCGGTCCGAACCCTCTTCGAGGGCGATCCGGAAACGCGTCGCAGGGTTGCCTTCTCGGTTGCCATGATCGCCCTTTCGGCGAAGATGGCGAAGGCAGACGGCATCGTGAGCGAGGCCGAGGTCGCGGCCTTTCGCGATATCTTCAAATTCCCGGCGGACCAGGCGAAGAACGTCGCCCGGCTCTATAACCTCGCACGTCAGGACGTGGCTGGGTTCGAGGCCTATGCGGAGAAGATGGCTTCGCTTTGCGCCTCCTGCGAGCGCAATTGCCCCATTCTCGAGGATATCGTCGACGGGCTGTTCCATATCGCCAAGTCCGATGGCGTCGTGCACGAGAAGGAGCTCGCCTTTCTGCTGCGAGTCGCCGAGATCTTCAGGATGGACGAGGCGCGCTTTCAACGCATGATGGCGCGTCACGTTCATGCCGACGGTCGCGATCCCTATCAGGTACTCGGCGTTTCGCCGAAGGACGATTTCACCGAGATCCGCAAGCGTTATCGCGTGCTCGTTTCGGAGAACCATCCGGACATGCTGGTTGCGCGCGGCGTGCCGGAGGAATTTCATGCCATTGCCAATGATCGTATGGCCGCGCTGAATGCGGCCTACGAGGCGATCGAGAGAGAACGCCGCGCCGCATGA
- a CDS encoding lytic murein transglycosylase, whose product MRKALLSLGMLALASTPTLAQTTAPVACGGDLGTFLEGVKAEAIARGIPAEAANHALAGAAIDQKVLSRDRAQGVFKQTFMEFSKRTVSKSRLDIGAQKMREYAEVFARAEQEYGVPAPVITAFWAMETDFGAVQGDFNTRNALVTLAHDCRRPEMFRPQLLAAIEMVQHGDLDPAATNGAWAGEIGQVQMLPEDIIAYGVDGDGDGHVDLKKSAPDAILTAAKFIQSLGFKAGQPWIQEVTVPDRLPWEKTGLQSGMTAGDWFALGVTPRDGNTANSALEASLVLPQGHKGVAFLTYPNFNIYLEWNQSFIYTTSAAYFATRLAGAPPYRAGNPEPGLSDAEMKALQEKLQALGHDVGKIDGILGAGTRTALQKEQLKRGLPADGWATPAVMNAL is encoded by the coding sequence ATGCGCAAGGCCCTTCTCTCCCTCGGAATGCTCGCACTTGCCAGCACCCCGACACTGGCGCAAACCACCGCGCCAGTCGCCTGCGGCGGCGATCTCGGCACCTTCCTGGAGGGCGTAAAGGCCGAGGCGATCGCCCGCGGCATCCCCGCCGAGGCCGCCAACCACGCGCTTGCGGGTGCCGCTATCGACCAGAAGGTGCTGAGCCGCGACCGCGCCCAGGGCGTCTTCAAGCAGACCTTCATGGAATTTTCCAAGCGCACGGTCAGCAAATCGAGGCTCGATATCGGGGCTCAGAAAATGCGCGAATATGCCGAGGTCTTCGCCCGCGCCGAACAGGAGTACGGCGTGCCGGCGCCGGTCATCACTGCCTTCTGGGCGATGGAAACGGACTTCGGCGCCGTCCAGGGGGATTTCAACACCCGCAACGCTCTGGTGACGCTTGCCCATGACTGCCGCCGCCCGGAAATGTTCCGGCCGCAGCTTCTCGCTGCGATCGAGATGGTCCAGCACGGCGACCTCGATCCCGCAGCGACGAACGGCGCTTGGGCCGGCGAGATCGGCCAGGTTCAGATGCTGCCGGAGGACATTATCGCCTACGGCGTCGACGGCGACGGCGACGGCCATGTCGACCTGAAGAAGAGCGCGCCGGACGCAATTCTGACGGCGGCGAAATTCATCCAGAGCCTCGGCTTCAAGGCGGGCCAGCCCTGGATCCAGGAAGTGACCGTCCCCGATCGGCTTCCCTGGGAAAAAACCGGGCTGCAGTCGGGCATGACGGCGGGCGACTGGTTCGCACTTGGCGTCACTCCGCGCGACGGCAACACCGCCAACAGCGCGCTCGAGGCATCGCTGGTGCTGCCGCAGGGCCACAAAGGCGTCGCCTTCCTGACCTATCCGAACTTCAATATCTATCTCGAGTGGAACCAGTCCTTCATCTACACGACGTCGGCCGCCTATTTTGCCACCCGCCTTGCCGGTGCACCGCCCTATCGGGCCGGAAATCCGGAACCCGGGCTGAGCGACGCGGAAATGAAGGCGCTGCAGGAGAAGCTGCAGGCGCTCGGCCACGATGTCGGCAAGATAGACGGTATTCTCGGGGCCGGCACCCGCACCGCCTTACAGAAGGAGCAATTGAAACGCGGGCTCCCGGCCGACGGCTGGGCGACACCCGCTGTGATGAACGCTCTCTGA
- a CDS encoding lytic transglycosylase domain-containing protein, whose translation MRISSVAAVAACFGMFVAGMGTSYAGGVDRAIKTSSLKSVTRTAGFPTPSLSPKSQYKVLIHSYAKEYGVPIDLAHAVVEVESNFNAKARGRAGEIGLMQIKPATARMMGYSGSAKGLYDPETNIKFGMMYLAKAQELSDGSTCGTILKYNAGHGAKRMNPVSRAYCGKVKKILD comes from the coding sequence ATGAGAATATCGTCTGTTGCTGCGGTGGCGGCATGCTTTGGCATGTTCGTTGCCGGGATGGGTACGTCGTATGCAGGGGGTGTCGACCGAGCCATCAAAACCTCGTCCCTGAAGTCCGTTACCAGGACTGCAGGATTTCCCACACCATCCCTTTCGCCGAAATCGCAATATAAGGTCCTCATCCATTCCTACGCCAAGGAATATGGCGTTCCCATCGATCTCGCCCATGCCGTCGTCGAGGTCGAAAGCAACTTCAATGCGAAAGCACGGGGCAGGGCCGGTGAGATCGGGCTCATGCAGATCAAACCCGCCACCGCCCGCATGATGGGCTATTCCGGCTCGGCCAAAGGGCTCTACGATCCGGAAACCAACATCAAGTTCGGCATGATGTATCTGGCCAAGGCGCAGGAGCTTTCGGACGGCAGCACTTGCGGCACAATCCTGAAATACAATGCAGGCCACGGCGCTAAGCGGATGAACCCCGTTTCGAGGGCGTATTGCGGCAAGGTCAAGAAGATCCTGGATTAA
- a CDS encoding NAD(P)/FAD-dependent oxidoreductase — MSESFDFVVVGKGMMGATAARHLSLAGASVALVGPDEPEDWASHGGVFASHYDNARITRTIDTDPVWARLARRSIVRYPEIADASGMDFYFESGCLIAAPAPGGDFDYLEKVERARDRLGVEAPLIGGGALAERFPWFRFPAGHAGVHEASGAGYINPRALVRAQTRAAERQGARIIRCEVVSVSEEAEQVLVTTADGQAIKARRVLVAAGGFSLSTALLSKPICLAVKARTVLFAEVGEDDLPAFEGMPSLIVAAPEQDKSYYLLPPVAYADGKHYIKIGGDPTDRVLAGEPAVRDWFRSGGSAEAASHLYGLLGEAMPAFTPVSTHFSPCVTSFTRHGYPYIGFAGDRIAVLAGGNGQAAKSSDEIGRLGAMLAMEGRLNANEYETDFAVAFQ; from the coding sequence ATGTCGGAAAGCTTTGATTTCGTCGTGGTCGGCAAAGGCATGATGGGTGCGACGGCGGCGCGTCACCTCAGCCTGGCCGGCGCCAGCGTTGCGCTCGTCGGACCGGACGAACCAGAGGACTGGGCAAGTCACGGCGGCGTGTTCGCCAGCCACTACGACAATGCCCGCATCACCCGCACGATCGATACGGACCCGGTCTGGGCGCGTCTTGCCCGCCGCTCGATCGTTCGCTATCCGGAAATCGCGGATGCGAGCGGGATGGATTTCTATTTCGAGAGCGGTTGCCTGATCGCGGCGCCGGCTCCCGGCGGCGATTTCGATTATCTCGAGAAGGTCGAGCGTGCCCGCGACAGGCTGGGCGTGGAAGCGCCGCTGATCGGCGGCGGGGCACTCGCGGAGCGCTTCCCCTGGTTCCGTTTCCCGGCCGGCCATGCGGGCGTCCACGAGGCAAGCGGCGCAGGCTATATCAATCCGCGTGCATTGGTTCGCGCCCAGACCAGGGCGGCGGAAAGACAGGGTGCTCGGATCATCCGCTGCGAAGTGGTATCAGTCTCGGAAGAGGCGGAGCAGGTGCTCGTGACCACCGCCGACGGCCAGGCTATCAAGGCGCGCCGCGTGCTTGTCGCCGCCGGCGGGTTTTCGCTTTCGACGGCTTTGCTGTCGAAGCCGATCTGTCTTGCCGTCAAGGCGCGCACCGTCTTGTTTGCCGAGGTCGGTGAAGACGATCTTCCTGCTTTCGAAGGCATGCCGTCGCTGATCGTCGCGGCGCCGGAGCAGGATAAAAGCTATTACCTGCTGCCACCCGTTGCCTATGCCGACGGCAAACACTACATCAAGATTGGCGGCGACCCGACCGATCGGGTGCTTGCGGGCGAGCCGGCGGTCCGGGACTGGTTCCGCAGCGGAGGCAGCGCCGAAGCGGCCTCCCACCTGTACGGGCTGCTCGGCGAGGCGATGCCGGCGTTCACGCCGGTTTCGACCCATTTTTCTCCTTGCGTTACGTCGTTCACCCGGCACGGCTATCCCTATATCGGCTTTGCCGGCGACCGCATCGCCGTTCTGGCGGGCGGCAACGGCCAGGCCGCCAAGAGCTCCGACGAGATCGGCAGGCTTGGGGCAATGCTCGCCATGGAAGGCCGCCTGAATGCAAACGAGTACGAGACCGATTTCGCCGTCGCATTTCAGTGA
- a CDS encoding pyrophosphate--fructose-6-phosphate 1-phosphotransferase — protein MAKKKVAMLTAGGLAPCLSSAVGGLIERYTDIAPDYELVAYRSGYQGLLLADRIEITKEMREKAHLLHRHGGSPIGNSRVKLTNAADCVKRGLVKEGDNPLRVAADRLAADGISILHTIGGDDTNTTAADLAAYLGANGYDLTVVGLPKTVDNDVVPIRQTLGAWTAAEYGARFFDHVSNEQSAAPRTLVVHEVMGRHCGWLTAATARAYMQLSGGKDYVDGFMMNEQLKNIDGLYLPEMKFDLESEAARLRAIMDRAGFVTLFVSEGACLDAIVAEREAAGDTVKRDAFGHVKIDTINVGNWFSKQFAALLGAERSMVQKSGYYARSAPANGDDLRLIQSMVDLAVESALNKISGVTGHDEDQGGRLRTIEFPRIKGGKHFDTSVKWFGEVMDTIGQKWQATD, from the coding sequence ATGGCCAAGAAGAAAGTCGCAATGCTGACGGCGGGCGGGCTCGCACCTTGCCTTTCATCTGCTGTCGGCGGCCTGATCGAGCGCTATACGGACATCGCACCCGACTACGAGCTCGTCGCCTATCGTTCCGGCTATCAGGGCCTGCTTTTGGCCGACCGCATCGAGATTACGAAAGAGATGCGTGAGAAGGCCCACCTTCTCCACCGCCATGGCGGTTCTCCCATCGGCAACAGCCGTGTGAAGCTCACCAATGCCGCCGACTGCGTGAAACGCGGTCTGGTCAAGGAAGGCGACAACCCGCTTCGCGTGGCGGCCGACAGGCTGGCGGCCGACGGCATCAGCATTCTGCACACGATCGGCGGCGACGACACCAACACGACCGCGGCCGATCTTGCCGCCTATCTTGGCGCAAATGGTTACGACCTTACCGTAGTCGGCCTGCCAAAGACCGTCGACAACGACGTGGTGCCGATCCGCCAGACGCTCGGCGCCTGGACGGCCGCCGAATACGGCGCGCGCTTTTTCGACCATGTCAGCAACGAGCAGAGCGCCGCCCCGCGCACCCTCGTCGTCCACGAGGTGATGGGCCGCCATTGCGGTTGGCTGACCGCGGCGACGGCACGCGCCTATATGCAACTGTCCGGCGGCAAGGACTATGTCGACGGCTTCATGATGAACGAGCAGCTGAAGAACATCGACGGCCTCTATCTGCCGGAGATGAAGTTCGATCTCGAATCGGAGGCGGCGCGCCTGCGCGCAATCATGGACCGCGCCGGCTTCGTGACGCTGTTCGTCAGTGAAGGCGCCTGCCTCGACGCGATCGTTGCCGAACGCGAGGCGGCCGGCGACACGGTCAAGCGCGACGCTTTCGGCCATGTGAAGATCGACACCATCAATGTCGGCAACTGGTTCTCCAAGCAGTTCGCCGCGCTTCTTGGCGCCGAACGCTCGATGGTACAGAAATCCGGCTACTATGCCCGCTCCGCCCCCGCCAATGGCGACGACCTGCGCCTCATCCAGAGCATGGTCGACCTTGCGGTCGAAAGTGCGCTCAACAAGATCTCCGGCGTCACCGGCCACGACGAGGACCAGGGCGGCCGCCTGCGCACGATCGAATTCCCCCGCATCAAGGGCGGCAAGCATTTCGACACGTCGGTGAAGTGGTTCGGCGAGGTGATGGACACTATCGGCCAGAAATGGCAGGCGACCGACTAA
- a CDS encoding glycoside hydrolase family 25 protein: protein MRRLLLALLPIATLLSACSATDYDLVNTASIPARFHDTDPQDFGDRTPHHHSIHGIDVSKWNGNIDWAKVKNSGVSFAFIKATEGKDRLDARFHEYWPQARAVGIAYAPYHFYYFCSSADAQADWFINNVPKSAVYLPPVLDVEWNGESKTCRYRPAPETVRSEMKRFMDRLEAHYGKRPIIYTSVDFHRDNLVGVFKDYHFWVRSVAKHPKDIYVDRRWAFWQYTSTGIIPGIDGHTDINTFAGSTRNWQKWVAAVSQAR, encoded by the coding sequence ATGCGCCGGCTTCTCCTGGCTTTGTTGCCAATCGCGACCCTTCTTTCCGCCTGCTCGGCCACCGATTACGATCTGGTGAATACGGCCTCGATCCCGGCACGTTTCCACGATACCGATCCGCAGGATTTCGGCGACCGCACACCGCACCATCACAGCATCCACGGCATCGACGTCTCCAAGTGGAATGGCAATATCGATTGGGCGAAGGTCAAGAATTCCGGCGTTTCCTTCGCCTTCATCAAGGCTACCGAGGGCAAGGACAGGCTCGACGCCCGTTTCCACGAATATTGGCCGCAGGCGCGCGCCGTCGGCATCGCCTATGCGCCCTATCACTTCTACTATTTCTGCTCGTCCGCCGATGCGCAGGCCGACTGGTTCATCAACAATGTGCCGAAGAGCGCCGTCTATCTGCCGCCGGTGCTCGACGTCGAATGGAACGGCGAATCGAAGACCTGCCGCTATCGGCCGGCACCCGAAACGGTGCGCTCCGAAATGAAGCGGTTCATGGACCGGCTGGAAGCCCACTACGGCAAGCGGCCGATCATCTATACTTCGGTCGATTTCCATCGCGACAATCTGGTCGGCGTCTTCAAAGACTATCATTTCTGGGTACGTTCCGTCGCGAAGCACCCCAAGGACATCTACGTCGACCGTCGCTGGGCCTTCTGGCAATACACCAGCACCGGCATCATACCGGGCATTGACGGCCATACGGACATCAATACCTTCGCCGGGTCCACCAGGAACTGGCAGAAGTGGGTCGCCGCCGTCTCGCAGGCGCGATAG
- a CDS encoding lytic transglycosylase domain-containing protein, translating to MAKIRISLRKQALAATALVSVAIASGCSTVERTSLGELTAVQTVTPVPKPGGEMAAHALPATAGAAPEASATPAAEAATNASDGSTTVTMAESDTASKDATLAFAAPQTTAIPVAKPTQAIQVAMAGPAAASLLPEATAAADSVPGEPAAPLLGIAAAMESDFDTGEPVGLETLVAKRMIVPTERPKTGVIGSAVDAVANVIPDSLKLTKTPTSSRPELDRLIEHYAELNGLPVELVHRVVKRESNYNPRAYSKGNYGLMQIRYNTAKGLGYNGPADGLFDAETNLKYATRYLRGAWMVADNQHDGAVRLYASGYYYHAKRKGMLDQLGMR from the coding sequence ATGGCGAAAATCCGTATCTCCCTTAGGAAACAGGCGCTTGCGGCGACCGCACTGGTTTCCGTCGCAATTGCCTCCGGGTGTTCGACGGTCGAGCGAACCTCGCTCGGTGAGCTGACTGCCGTGCAGACGGTTACGCCGGTCCCGAAGCCCGGCGGGGAGATGGCGGCCCATGCCTTGCCGGCGACGGCCGGTGCGGCGCCCGAAGCATCCGCCACGCCTGCGGCCGAGGCAGCCACGAACGCTAGCGACGGGTCGACAACCGTGACGATGGCTGAATCCGACACCGCGTCGAAGGATGCGACGCTCGCCTTCGCCGCGCCGCAGACGACCGCAATTCCGGTCGCCAAGCCCACCCAGGCCATTCAAGTGGCGATGGCAGGGCCTGCTGCGGCATCCCTGTTGCCGGAGGCAACCGCCGCTGCCGATTCCGTACCCGGCGAGCCGGCCGCCCCGCTCCTCGGCATTGCCGCCGCGATGGAATCGGATTTCGACACCGGTGAACCGGTCGGCCTCGAGACCCTCGTTGCCAAGCGCATGATCGTTCCGACCGAGCGGCCCAAGACCGGGGTCATCGGCTCGGCGGTCGATGCCGTCGCCAACGTCATTCCCGATTCGCTCAAGCTCACCAAAACACCGACGAGCTCCCGACCCGAACTCGACCGGCTGATCGAGCACTATGCCGAACTCAACGGTCTTCCGGTCGAACTCGTGCATCGTGTGGTCAAGCGCGAGAGCAACTACAATCCCCGCGCCTACAGCAAAGGGAATTACGGATTGATGCAGATCCGCTACAACACCGCCAAGGGACTCGGCTACAACGGTCCGGCCGACGGCCTTTTCGACGCCGAAACCAATCTCAAATACGCGACCAGATATCTGCGCGGTGCCTGGATGGTTGCCGACAACCAGCACGACGGTGCCGTGCGGCTCTATGCCAGCGGCTACTACTATCACGCCAAGCGCAAGGGCATGCTCGACCAACTCGGCATGCGTTGA
- a CDS encoding serine hydrolase domain-containing protein — translation MRGLSKKFGALAVAAPAAAAGWLTLYPPELLKVGDGYAAKIVCSNVFLAGRDPQEVLAVDVQAPGHPLLKFVSVSVDHEEQRVTARIFGFAAPGRAVHRPGLGCMNSGNGVAQAFANPAAASGGAMEAAAGDPEAGWPAGSRAEIDPTIQALVEDPELAGTGMRAIAVIRDGRLVAESYGPGFDRDTPLLGWSMTKTVTAALVGMRIAERRMNAEEDRLLPEWNGDGRAAIKLADLLAMQSGLAFNEEYGDVTDVTRMLFLESDMAGFAASKPLGAAAGTKFSYSSGTSNILSRLWMRSFDDPAAALAYPREALFEPLGMKSAVMEADESGTFVGSSYMYATAQDWARFAQFLLDDGRWRGRALLPEGYVDFMRNPTAASGGDYGSGQVWLTANGIRAGTGGFPADSFWMLGHDGQAIMLVPSLRLAVIRLGLTPWRDGYNVQALNAKVIDALD, via the coding sequence ATGCGAGGGTTGTCGAAGAAATTCGGAGCCTTGGCCGTTGCGGCGCCGGCAGCGGCCGCCGGCTGGCTGACGCTCTATCCGCCGGAGCTCCTCAAGGTCGGTGACGGATACGCCGCCAAGATCGTCTGCTCCAATGTCTTTCTCGCCGGGCGCGACCCGCAAGAGGTGCTCGCCGTGGATGTGCAAGCCCCCGGCCATCCCCTGCTGAAATTCGTCAGCGTATCCGTGGATCACGAGGAGCAGCGTGTGACCGCGCGCATATTCGGGTTCGCCGCGCCCGGCCGTGCGGTCCACCGGCCCGGGCTCGGCTGCATGAACAGCGGCAATGGCGTCGCCCAGGCTTTCGCAAATCCGGCGGCGGCAAGCGGCGGGGCGATGGAGGCCGCAGCCGGTGATCCCGAAGCCGGCTGGCCGGCAGGGAGCCGGGCGGAGATCGACCCGACGATCCAGGCCCTTGTCGAGGATCCGGAATTGGCGGGTACCGGCATGCGCGCCATCGCGGTCATTCGCGATGGCCGCCTTGTGGCGGAGAGCTACGGCCCCGGGTTTGATCGCGATACTCCCTTGCTCGGCTGGTCGATGACGAAAACGGTCACGGCGGCGCTGGTCGGCATGCGTATTGCCGAGAGGCGTATGAACGCGGAGGAGGACCGCCTGCTGCCAGAATGGAATGGCGACGGACGCGCCGCCATAAAGCTGGCGGATCTATTGGCGATGCAAAGCGGGTTGGCGTTCAACGAGGAGTACGGCGACGTCACCGATGTGACGCGCATGCTTTTTCTCGAAAGCGACATGGCCGGTTTTGCCGCATCGAAACCGCTCGGGGCGGCGGCCGGCACGAAGTTCAGCTATTCGAGCGGCACCAGCAACATTCTCTCCCGGCTCTGGATGCGGAGCTTCGACGATCCGGCCGCCGCGCTCGCCTATCCGCGCGAGGCTTTGTTCGAACCTCTCGGCATGAAAAGCGCGGTGATGGAGGCGGATGAAAGCGGCACCTTTGTCGGCTCGTCCTACATGTATGCGACGGCGCAGGATTGGGCACGCTTTGCGCAATTCCTGCTCGACGATGGACGTTGGAGGGGGAGGGCGTTGCTGCCGGAGGGCTACGTGGACTTCATGCGCAATCCGACCGCAGCCTCCGGCGGCGATTACGGCTCCGGCCAGGTCTGGCTCACGGCGAATGGTATAAGGGCCGGTACGGGCGGGTTCCCGGCGGATAGCTTCTGGATGCTCGGGCATGACGGGCAAGCCATCATGCTCGTTCCCTCTCTTCGCCTTGCCGTCATCCGCCTTGGCCTCACGCCCTGGCGCGACGGTTACAATGTACAGGCGCTGAACGCCAAGGTCATCGACGCGCTCGATTGA